In Gadus chalcogrammus isolate NIFS_2021 chromosome 1, NIFS_Gcha_1.0, whole genome shotgun sequence, one DNA window encodes the following:
- the plekhg5b gene encoding pleckstrin homology domain-containing family G member 5 isoform X5 gives MKLAIRMVCHHQDCQDLNSKSPLHLCESCDLRFHSENTDNMHFERHPRFDLQPQGSILARNVSTRSCPPRTSPPSGLEEEEEEEVHDRGERKTGALKLVKKKPRRRHTDDPSKECFSLKFDLNVDIDTEIVPAVKKKTLREVLGPVFERKGIELARVDLFLDQSNTPLSLNFEAYRFGGHYLKVKARPGDELKVEQGVKDLRSLSLPNMKPCGNQSGYILAPAREKAEHGSLGRSDSIDLLGHQARRRKNITEFLGDSNIPSPDSLSQMGTPLPGVGAGPDNWKNRAASRFSGFFGSTAGAGAFGKELDRGEQLQNKLSSYQLFGLPKVPRQLAFHQDAWGEDEDEETNLTLEDSWQTLLDSPEVLTRRQFHQQEAIWELLQTEATYIKKLRVITDLFLSGLLNLQESGLLTEVDPTKMFSNIQDLVRLHTALWGQVMLPALQQARQARALLDPATLHHGFNTFGSRFQPYIRYCMEEEASMEYMRTQHRDNELFRTYVTWAETKKQCNRLKLADMLAKPHQRLTKYPLLLKSILKKTDDTDARDLVSSMVVSVECFINSVDSQMRQRQDKQKLATMSARIESYEAVEGSSEEVEKILKDFNHFDLMAPMRGTTPDETRQLHLEGALRMKEGKDSRMEVYCFLFTDQLLITKSVKRVEKVKVIRQPLLVHNVVCKELKDPGSFILIYLNEFKNAVAAYTFQANSATQGRSWVDAICNVQNQLQKLRAAELLRLQNSPPPVARGPEEEEDASSNSPASSPSLRHTDQPSSRPSSSVSQSDGSTETLSVMDIEELSEPPTPTPATALGGPSRPLQAPELAGHQRFHGSLPQDLNRDRGPGADGPEPDPQCRSRSMDSAYGTLSPESLLKELGARPGHSEGEDSEEDEGRERRDAPGGEPQEEEDGEQFKTEVEEAPRHEQEEEEEEEEEEDSTSLGSQLSVVQASKPRRRPHVLPRVRCLQGPPALTVSRSEDNLLQRCHGGGESAASRGALGSPSERSPSAGDGPPPSMVHSRSLTELGHHNGMELLLQSEPVPSGDGRPSAEKVDATLRRAEARRAAAAAQAGQSDNPSGDAATEATAPPAPASLEVRRGPAAVVVDGVGETSVKSRKSPGPQHKKLTVAQLYRIRTTLVLNSTLTASEV, from the exons ATGAAACTGGCCATACGCATG GTTTGCCACCACCAAGACTGCCAAGACCTGAACAGCAAAAGCCCCCTTCACCTGTGCGAGTCATGTGACTTGCGCTTTCATTCTGAGAACACAGACAATATGCACTTTGAGCGGCACCCCCGATTTGACTTGCAACCCCAAG GCTCCATCCTGGCCCGGAACGTGTCCACGCGCTCCTGCCCCCCGCGAACCAGCCCCCCCTCGGGcctggaggaagaagaggaggaggaagtgcaCGACCGCGG GGAACGTAAAACCGGGGCGTTGAAATTGGTGAAGAAGAAGCCGCGGAGACGACACACTGAT GACCCCAGCAAGGAGTGCTTCAGCCTCAAATTCGACCTCAACGTCGACATCGACACAGAGATTGTACCGGCGGTGAAAAAGAAGACGCTGAG AGAGGTCCTGGGTCCGGTGTTTGAGAGGAAGGGCATCGAGCTGGCCCGGGTGGACCTGTTCCTGGACCAGTCCAACACCCCGCTGTCCCTCAACTTTGAGGCGTACCGCTTCGGGGGACACTACCTCAAAGTTAAAG CGCGGCCGGGCGACGAGCTGAAGGTGGAGCAGGGCGTGAAGGACCTGCGCTCCCTCAGCCTGCCCAACATGAAGCCCTGCGGCAACCAGAGCGGCTACATCCTGGCCCCCGCCCGCGAGAAGGCAGAGCACGGCTCGCTGGGGCGGAGCGACAGCATCGACCTCTTG GGTCATCAGGCCAGACGGAGGAAGAACATCACCGAGTTCCTGGGAGACTCCAACATCCCGTCTCCGGACTCCCTGAGCCAGATGGGCACGCCGCTGCCCGgcgtgggggcggggcccgaCAACTGGAAGAACCGCGCCGCGAGCCGCTTCAGCGGCTTCTTCGGCTCCACCGCCGGGGCCGGCGCCTTCGGCAAG GAGCTGGACCGCGGGGAGCAGCTCCAGAACAAGCTGAGCTCCTACCAGCTGTTCGGCCTGCCCAAGGTGCCGCGGCAGCTCGCCTTCCACCAGGACGCCTggggggaggacgaggacgaggagaccAACCTGACCCTGGAGGACAGCTGGCAGACCCTGCTGGATAGCCCCGAG gTGCTGACCAGGCGACAGTTCCACCAGCAGGAGGCGATCTGGGAGCTGCTTCAGACCGAGGCCACGTACATCAAGAAGCTCAGAGTCATCACCGAT CTGTTCCTGAGCGGCCTCCTCAACCTGCAGGAGAGCGGCCTGCTGACGGAGGTGGACCCCACCAAGATGTTCAGCAACATCCAGGACCTGGTGCGCCTGCACACGGCCCTGTGGGGCCAGGTGATGCTGCCCGCCCTGCAGCAGGCGCGGCAGGCCCGGGCCCTGCTGGACCCCGCGACCCTCCACCACGGCTTCAACACG TTTGGCTCAAGGTTCCAGCCCTACATCCGCTACtgcatggaggaggaggccagcaTGGAGTACATGCGCACGCAGCACCGAGACAACGAGCTCTTCAGGACCTACGTCACG TGGGCCGAGACCAAGAAGCAATGTAACCGGCTGAAGCTGGCGGACATGCTGGCCAAGCCTCACCAGAGGCTGACCAAGTACCCCCTGCTGCTGAAGAGCATCCTGAAGAAGACGGACGACACGGACGCCCGCGACCTGGTCAGCAGCATG GTGGTCTCGGTGGAGTGCTTCATCAACAGCGTGGACTCCCAGATGCGCCAGCGGCAGGACAAGCAGAAGCTGGCCACCATGTCGGCCCGCATCGAGTCGTACGAGGCCGTGGAGGGCAGCagcgaggaggtggagaag ATCCTGAAAGACTTCAACCACTTCGACCTGATGGCGCCCATGAGGGGTACAACGCCAGACGAGACGCGGCAGCTCCACCTAGAGGGCGCGCTGAGAATGAAGGAGGGGAAGGACAGCCGG ATGGAGGTGTACTGCTTCCTGTTCACCGACCAGCTGCTCATCACCAAGAGCGTGAAGCGGGTGGAGAAGGTGAAGGTCATCCGCCAGCCACTCCTCGTGCACAACGTGGTCTGCAAGGAGCTCAAAGACCCCG GTTCATTCATCCTCATCTACCTCAATGAGTTCAAGAACGCTGTGGCCGCCTACACGTTCCAAGCCAACAGTGCCACCCAGGGGCGAAGCTGGGTAGATGCCATCTGCAATGTCCAG AACCAGCTCCAGAAGCTCCGGGCTGCCgagctgctgcggctgcagaacagccccccccccgtagcccgggggccggaggaggaggaggacgccaGCAGCAACTCCCCCGCCAGCTCCCCCTCGCTCCGACACACAGACCAGCCGAGCAGCag ACCCTCGTCTTCTGTCAGCCAATCGGACGGCTCGACGGAAACCCTGTCGGTGATGGACATCGAGGAGCTGTcggagccccccacccccacccccgccacgGCCCTGGGCGGCCCCAGCAGGCCGCTGCAGGCCCCCGAGCTCGCGGGCCACCAGCGTTTCCACGGCAGCCTCCCCCAGGACCTCAATCGGGACCGGGGCCCGGGGGCCGACGGGCCGGAGCCCGACCCCCAGTGCCGCTCCCGCTCCATGGACAGCGCCTACGGGACCCTCTCCCCGGAGTCCCTCCTGAAGGAGCTGGGGGCCCGGCCCGGCCACAGCGAGGGCGAGGActcggaggaggacgaggggcgGGAGCGGCGGGACGCCCCGGGAGGAGAgccgcaggaggaggaggacggggagcagTTTAAAACGGAGGTAGAGGAGGCGCCGCGGCatgagcaggaggaagaggaggaggaggaggaggaggaggattcgACCTCGCTGGGCTCCCAGCTCTCCGTGGTCCAGGCCTCTAAACCGCGGCGGCGGCCTCACGTCCTGCCCCGCGTCCGCTGCCTGCAGGGGCCCCCCGCCCTCACCGTCTCCCGCTCGGAGGACAACCTCCTGCAGCGCTGCCACGGTGGCGGGGAGTCTGCGGCGTCCCGGGGCGCGCTCGGCAGCCCGTCGGAACGCAGCCCGTCGGCCGGCGACGGCCCCCCGCCGTCGATGGTGCACAGCCGGAGCCTGACGGAGCTGGGCCACCACAACGGCATGGAGCTCCTGCTCCAGTCCGAGCCTGTGCCGTCCGGCGACGGGCGCCCCTCCGCCGAGAAGGTGGACGCCACCCTGAGGCGAGCAGAGGCCCGgagggcggcggcagcggcgcaGGCCGGCCAGTCGGACAACCCCTCGGGAGACGCGGCCACGGAGGCGACGGCGCCGCCGGCCCCCGCCTCGCTAGAGGTGAGGCGGGGGCCAGCGGCGGTGGTGGTCGACGGCGTGGGAGAGACCTCCGTGAAGAGCAGGAAGTCGCCGGGCCCGCAGCACAAGAAGCTGACTGTGGCGCAGCTGTACCGGATACGCACCACCCTGGTCCTGAACTCCACCCTCACTGCGTC GGAGGTATAA
- the plekhg5b gene encoding pleckstrin homology domain-containing family G member 5 isoform X4, which produces MCVTVNTVNIKEQTVVCHHQDCQDLNSKSPLHLCESCDLRFHSENTDNMHFERHPRFDLQPQGSILARNVSTRSCPPRTSPPSGLEEEEEEEVHDRGERKTGALKLVKKKPRRRHTDDPSKECFSLKFDLNVDIDTEIVPAVKKKTLREVLGPVFERKGIELARVDLFLDQSNTPLSLNFEAYRFGGHYLKVKARPGDELKVEQGVKDLRSLSLPNMKPCGNQSGYILAPAREKAEHGSLGRSDSIDLLGHQARRRKNITEFLGDSNIPSPDSLSQMGTPLPGVGAGPDNWKNRAASRFSGFFGSTAGAGAFGKELDRGEQLQNKLSSYQLFGLPKVPRQLAFHQDAWGEDEDEETNLTLEDSWQTLLDSPEVLTRRQFHQQEAIWELLQTEATYIKKLRVITDLFLSGLLNLQESGLLTEVDPTKMFSNIQDLVRLHTALWGQVMLPALQQARQARALLDPATLHHGFNTFGSRFQPYIRYCMEEEASMEYMRTQHRDNELFRTYVTWAETKKQCNRLKLADMLAKPHQRLTKYPLLLKSILKKTDDTDARDLVSSMVVSVECFINSVDSQMRQRQDKQKLATMSARIESYEAVEGSSEEVEKILKDFNHFDLMAPMRGTTPDETRQLHLEGALRMKEGKDSRMEVYCFLFTDQLLITKSVKRVEKVKVIRQPLLVHNVVCKELKDPGSFILIYLNEFKNAVAAYTFQANSATQGRSWVDAICNVQNQLQKLRAAELLRLQNSPPPVARGPEEEEDASSNSPASSPSLRHTDQPSSRPSSSVSQSDGSTETLSVMDIEELSEPPTPTPATALGGPSRPLQAPELAGHQRFHGSLPQDLNRDRGPGADGPEPDPQCRSRSMDSAYGTLSPESLLKELGARPGHSEGEDSEEDEGRERRDAPGGEPQEEEDGEQFKTEVEEAPRHEQEEEEEEEEEEDSTSLGSQLSVVQASKPRRRPHVLPRVRCLQGPPALTVSRSEDNLLQRCHGGGESAASRGALGSPSERSPSAGDGPPPSMVHSRSLTELGHHNGMELLLQSEPVPSGDGRPSAEKVDATLRRAEARRAAAAAQAGQSDNPSGDAATEATAPPAPASLEVRRGPAAVVVDGVGETSVKSRKSPGPQHKKLTVAQLYRIRTTLVLNSTLTASEV; this is translated from the exons ATGTGTGTTACTGTTAATACTGTTAATATTAAGGAGCAAACTGTG GTTTGCCACCACCAAGACTGCCAAGACCTGAACAGCAAAAGCCCCCTTCACCTGTGCGAGTCATGTGACTTGCGCTTTCATTCTGAGAACACAGACAATATGCACTTTGAGCGGCACCCCCGATTTGACTTGCAACCCCAAG GCTCCATCCTGGCCCGGAACGTGTCCACGCGCTCCTGCCCCCCGCGAACCAGCCCCCCCTCGGGcctggaggaagaagaggaggaggaagtgcaCGACCGCGG GGAACGTAAAACCGGGGCGTTGAAATTGGTGAAGAAGAAGCCGCGGAGACGACACACTGAT GACCCCAGCAAGGAGTGCTTCAGCCTCAAATTCGACCTCAACGTCGACATCGACACAGAGATTGTACCGGCGGTGAAAAAGAAGACGCTGAG AGAGGTCCTGGGTCCGGTGTTTGAGAGGAAGGGCATCGAGCTGGCCCGGGTGGACCTGTTCCTGGACCAGTCCAACACCCCGCTGTCCCTCAACTTTGAGGCGTACCGCTTCGGGGGACACTACCTCAAAGTTAAAG CGCGGCCGGGCGACGAGCTGAAGGTGGAGCAGGGCGTGAAGGACCTGCGCTCCCTCAGCCTGCCCAACATGAAGCCCTGCGGCAACCAGAGCGGCTACATCCTGGCCCCCGCCCGCGAGAAGGCAGAGCACGGCTCGCTGGGGCGGAGCGACAGCATCGACCTCTTG GGTCATCAGGCCAGACGGAGGAAGAACATCACCGAGTTCCTGGGAGACTCCAACATCCCGTCTCCGGACTCCCTGAGCCAGATGGGCACGCCGCTGCCCGgcgtgggggcggggcccgaCAACTGGAAGAACCGCGCCGCGAGCCGCTTCAGCGGCTTCTTCGGCTCCACCGCCGGGGCCGGCGCCTTCGGCAAG GAGCTGGACCGCGGGGAGCAGCTCCAGAACAAGCTGAGCTCCTACCAGCTGTTCGGCCTGCCCAAGGTGCCGCGGCAGCTCGCCTTCCACCAGGACGCCTggggggaggacgaggacgaggagaccAACCTGACCCTGGAGGACAGCTGGCAGACCCTGCTGGATAGCCCCGAG gTGCTGACCAGGCGACAGTTCCACCAGCAGGAGGCGATCTGGGAGCTGCTTCAGACCGAGGCCACGTACATCAAGAAGCTCAGAGTCATCACCGAT CTGTTCCTGAGCGGCCTCCTCAACCTGCAGGAGAGCGGCCTGCTGACGGAGGTGGACCCCACCAAGATGTTCAGCAACATCCAGGACCTGGTGCGCCTGCACACGGCCCTGTGGGGCCAGGTGATGCTGCCCGCCCTGCAGCAGGCGCGGCAGGCCCGGGCCCTGCTGGACCCCGCGACCCTCCACCACGGCTTCAACACG TTTGGCTCAAGGTTCCAGCCCTACATCCGCTACtgcatggaggaggaggccagcaTGGAGTACATGCGCACGCAGCACCGAGACAACGAGCTCTTCAGGACCTACGTCACG TGGGCCGAGACCAAGAAGCAATGTAACCGGCTGAAGCTGGCGGACATGCTGGCCAAGCCTCACCAGAGGCTGACCAAGTACCCCCTGCTGCTGAAGAGCATCCTGAAGAAGACGGACGACACGGACGCCCGCGACCTGGTCAGCAGCATG GTGGTCTCGGTGGAGTGCTTCATCAACAGCGTGGACTCCCAGATGCGCCAGCGGCAGGACAAGCAGAAGCTGGCCACCATGTCGGCCCGCATCGAGTCGTACGAGGCCGTGGAGGGCAGCagcgaggaggtggagaag ATCCTGAAAGACTTCAACCACTTCGACCTGATGGCGCCCATGAGGGGTACAACGCCAGACGAGACGCGGCAGCTCCACCTAGAGGGCGCGCTGAGAATGAAGGAGGGGAAGGACAGCCGG ATGGAGGTGTACTGCTTCCTGTTCACCGACCAGCTGCTCATCACCAAGAGCGTGAAGCGGGTGGAGAAGGTGAAGGTCATCCGCCAGCCACTCCTCGTGCACAACGTGGTCTGCAAGGAGCTCAAAGACCCCG GTTCATTCATCCTCATCTACCTCAATGAGTTCAAGAACGCTGTGGCCGCCTACACGTTCCAAGCCAACAGTGCCACCCAGGGGCGAAGCTGGGTAGATGCCATCTGCAATGTCCAG AACCAGCTCCAGAAGCTCCGGGCTGCCgagctgctgcggctgcagaacagccccccccccgtagcccgggggccggaggaggaggaggacgccaGCAGCAACTCCCCCGCCAGCTCCCCCTCGCTCCGACACACAGACCAGCCGAGCAGCag ACCCTCGTCTTCTGTCAGCCAATCGGACGGCTCGACGGAAACCCTGTCGGTGATGGACATCGAGGAGCTGTcggagccccccacccccacccccgccacgGCCCTGGGCGGCCCCAGCAGGCCGCTGCAGGCCCCCGAGCTCGCGGGCCACCAGCGTTTCCACGGCAGCCTCCCCCAGGACCTCAATCGGGACCGGGGCCCGGGGGCCGACGGGCCGGAGCCCGACCCCCAGTGCCGCTCCCGCTCCATGGACAGCGCCTACGGGACCCTCTCCCCGGAGTCCCTCCTGAAGGAGCTGGGGGCCCGGCCCGGCCACAGCGAGGGCGAGGActcggaggaggacgaggggcgGGAGCGGCGGGACGCCCCGGGAGGAGAgccgcaggaggaggaggacggggagcagTTTAAAACGGAGGTAGAGGAGGCGCCGCGGCatgagcaggaggaagaggaggaggaggaggaggaggaggattcgACCTCGCTGGGCTCCCAGCTCTCCGTGGTCCAGGCCTCTAAACCGCGGCGGCGGCCTCACGTCCTGCCCCGCGTCCGCTGCCTGCAGGGGCCCCCCGCCCTCACCGTCTCCCGCTCGGAGGACAACCTCCTGCAGCGCTGCCACGGTGGCGGGGAGTCTGCGGCGTCCCGGGGCGCGCTCGGCAGCCCGTCGGAACGCAGCCCGTCGGCCGGCGACGGCCCCCCGCCGTCGATGGTGCACAGCCGGAGCCTGACGGAGCTGGGCCACCACAACGGCATGGAGCTCCTGCTCCAGTCCGAGCCTGTGCCGTCCGGCGACGGGCGCCCCTCCGCCGAGAAGGTGGACGCCACCCTGAGGCGAGCAGAGGCCCGgagggcggcggcagcggcgcaGGCCGGCCAGTCGGACAACCCCTCGGGAGACGCGGCCACGGAGGCGACGGCGCCGCCGGCCCCCGCCTCGCTAGAGGTGAGGCGGGGGCCAGCGGCGGTGGTGGTCGACGGCGTGGGAGAGACCTCCGTGAAGAGCAGGAAGTCGCCGGGCCCGCAGCACAAGAAGCTGACTGTGGCGCAGCTGTACCGGATACGCACCACCCTGGTCCTGAACTCCACCCTCACTGCGTC GGAGGTATAA
- the plekhg5b gene encoding pleckstrin homology domain-containing family G member 5 isoform X2 translates to MVPSKWTMNSVLHKSPPRSWLGLKLRLNEKPLQEEDWVVCQNPECPERRRASKVCHHQDCQDLNSKSPLHLCESCDLRFHSENTDNMHFERHPRFDLQPQGSILARNVSTRSCPPRTSPPSGLEEEEEEEVHDRGERKTGALKLVKKKPRRRHTDDPSKECFSLKFDLNVDIDTEIVPAVKKKTLREVLGPVFERKGIELARVDLFLDQSNTPLSLNFEAYRFGGHYLKVKARPGDELKVEQGVKDLRSLSLPNMKPCGNQSGYILAPAREKAEHGSLGRSDSIDLLGHQARRRKNITEFLGDSNIPSPDSLSQMGTPLPGVGAGPDNWKNRAASRFSGFFGSTAGAGAFGKELDRGEQLQNKLSSYQLFGLPKVPRQLAFHQDAWGEDEDEETNLTLEDSWQTLLDSPEVLTRRQFHQQEAIWELLQTEATYIKKLRVITDLFLSGLLNLQESGLLTEVDPTKMFSNIQDLVRLHTALWGQVMLPALQQARQARALLDPATLHHGFNTFGSRFQPYIRYCMEEEASMEYMRTQHRDNELFRTYVTWAETKKQCNRLKLADMLAKPHQRLTKYPLLLKSILKKTDDTDARDLVSSMVVSVECFINSVDSQMRQRQDKQKLATMSARIESYEAVEGSSEEVEKILKDFNHFDLMAPMRGTTPDETRQLHLEGALRMKEGKDSRMEVYCFLFTDQLLITKSVKRVEKVKVIRQPLLVHNVVCKELKDPGSFILIYLNEFKNAVAAYTFQANSATQGRSWVDAICNVQNQLQKLRAAELLRLQNSPPPVARGPEEEEDASSNSPASSPSLRHTDQPSSRPSSSVSQSDGSTETLSVMDIEELSEPPTPTPATALGGPSRPLQAPELAGHQRFHGSLPQDLNRDRGPGADGPEPDPQCRSRSMDSAYGTLSPESLLKELGARPGHSEGEDSEEDEGRERRDAPGGEPQEEEDGEQFKTEVEEAPRHEQEEEEEEEEEEDSTSLGSQLSVVQASKPRRRPHVLPRVRCLQGPPALTVSRSEDNLLQRCHGGGESAASRGALGSPSERSPSAGDGPPPSMVHSRSLTELGHHNGMELLLQSEPVPSGDGRPSAEKVDATLRRAEARRAAAAAQAGQSDNPSGDAATEATAPPAPASLEVRRGPAAVVVDGVGETSVKSRKSPGPQHKKLTVAQLYRIRTTLVLNSTLTASEV, encoded by the exons GTTTGCCACCACCAAGACTGCCAAGACCTGAACAGCAAAAGCCCCCTTCACCTGTGCGAGTCATGTGACTTGCGCTTTCATTCTGAGAACACAGACAATATGCACTTTGAGCGGCACCCCCGATTTGACTTGCAACCCCAAG GCTCCATCCTGGCCCGGAACGTGTCCACGCGCTCCTGCCCCCCGCGAACCAGCCCCCCCTCGGGcctggaggaagaagaggaggaggaagtgcaCGACCGCGG GGAACGTAAAACCGGGGCGTTGAAATTGGTGAAGAAGAAGCCGCGGAGACGACACACTGAT GACCCCAGCAAGGAGTGCTTCAGCCTCAAATTCGACCTCAACGTCGACATCGACACAGAGATTGTACCGGCGGTGAAAAAGAAGACGCTGAG AGAGGTCCTGGGTCCGGTGTTTGAGAGGAAGGGCATCGAGCTGGCCCGGGTGGACCTGTTCCTGGACCAGTCCAACACCCCGCTGTCCCTCAACTTTGAGGCGTACCGCTTCGGGGGACACTACCTCAAAGTTAAAG CGCGGCCGGGCGACGAGCTGAAGGTGGAGCAGGGCGTGAAGGACCTGCGCTCCCTCAGCCTGCCCAACATGAAGCCCTGCGGCAACCAGAGCGGCTACATCCTGGCCCCCGCCCGCGAGAAGGCAGAGCACGGCTCGCTGGGGCGGAGCGACAGCATCGACCTCTTG GGTCATCAGGCCAGACGGAGGAAGAACATCACCGAGTTCCTGGGAGACTCCAACATCCCGTCTCCGGACTCCCTGAGCCAGATGGGCACGCCGCTGCCCGgcgtgggggcggggcccgaCAACTGGAAGAACCGCGCCGCGAGCCGCTTCAGCGGCTTCTTCGGCTCCACCGCCGGGGCCGGCGCCTTCGGCAAG GAGCTGGACCGCGGGGAGCAGCTCCAGAACAAGCTGAGCTCCTACCAGCTGTTCGGCCTGCCCAAGGTGCCGCGGCAGCTCGCCTTCCACCAGGACGCCTggggggaggacgaggacgaggagaccAACCTGACCCTGGAGGACAGCTGGCAGACCCTGCTGGATAGCCCCGAG gTGCTGACCAGGCGACAGTTCCACCAGCAGGAGGCGATCTGGGAGCTGCTTCAGACCGAGGCCACGTACATCAAGAAGCTCAGAGTCATCACCGAT CTGTTCCTGAGCGGCCTCCTCAACCTGCAGGAGAGCGGCCTGCTGACGGAGGTGGACCCCACCAAGATGTTCAGCAACATCCAGGACCTGGTGCGCCTGCACACGGCCCTGTGGGGCCAGGTGATGCTGCCCGCCCTGCAGCAGGCGCGGCAGGCCCGGGCCCTGCTGGACCCCGCGACCCTCCACCACGGCTTCAACACG TTTGGCTCAAGGTTCCAGCCCTACATCCGCTACtgcatggaggaggaggccagcaTGGAGTACATGCGCACGCAGCACCGAGACAACGAGCTCTTCAGGACCTACGTCACG TGGGCCGAGACCAAGAAGCAATGTAACCGGCTGAAGCTGGCGGACATGCTGGCCAAGCCTCACCAGAGGCTGACCAAGTACCCCCTGCTGCTGAAGAGCATCCTGAAGAAGACGGACGACACGGACGCCCGCGACCTGGTCAGCAGCATG GTGGTCTCGGTGGAGTGCTTCATCAACAGCGTGGACTCCCAGATGCGCCAGCGGCAGGACAAGCAGAAGCTGGCCACCATGTCGGCCCGCATCGAGTCGTACGAGGCCGTGGAGGGCAGCagcgaggaggtggagaag ATCCTGAAAGACTTCAACCACTTCGACCTGATGGCGCCCATGAGGGGTACAACGCCAGACGAGACGCGGCAGCTCCACCTAGAGGGCGCGCTGAGAATGAAGGAGGGGAAGGACAGCCGG ATGGAGGTGTACTGCTTCCTGTTCACCGACCAGCTGCTCATCACCAAGAGCGTGAAGCGGGTGGAGAAGGTGAAGGTCATCCGCCAGCCACTCCTCGTGCACAACGTGGTCTGCAAGGAGCTCAAAGACCCCG GTTCATTCATCCTCATCTACCTCAATGAGTTCAAGAACGCTGTGGCCGCCTACACGTTCCAAGCCAACAGTGCCACCCAGGGGCGAAGCTGGGTAGATGCCATCTGCAATGTCCAG AACCAGCTCCAGAAGCTCCGGGCTGCCgagctgctgcggctgcagaacagccccccccccgtagcccgggggccggaggaggaggaggacgccaGCAGCAACTCCCCCGCCAGCTCCCCCTCGCTCCGACACACAGACCAGCCGAGCAGCag ACCCTCGTCTTCTGTCAGCCAATCGGACGGCTCGACGGAAACCCTGTCGGTGATGGACATCGAGGAGCTGTcggagccccccacccccacccccgccacgGCCCTGGGCGGCCCCAGCAGGCCGCTGCAGGCCCCCGAGCTCGCGGGCCACCAGCGTTTCCACGGCAGCCTCCCCCAGGACCTCAATCGGGACCGGGGCCCGGGGGCCGACGGGCCGGAGCCCGACCCCCAGTGCCGCTCCCGCTCCATGGACAGCGCCTACGGGACCCTCTCCCCGGAGTCCCTCCTGAAGGAGCTGGGGGCCCGGCCCGGCCACAGCGAGGGCGAGGActcggaggaggacgaggggcgGGAGCGGCGGGACGCCCCGGGAGGAGAgccgcaggaggaggaggacggggagcagTTTAAAACGGAGGTAGAGGAGGCGCCGCGGCatgagcaggaggaagaggaggaggaggaggaggaggaggattcgACCTCGCTGGGCTCCCAGCTCTCCGTGGTCCAGGCCTCTAAACCGCGGCGGCGGCCTCACGTCCTGCCCCGCGTCCGCTGCCTGCAGGGGCCCCCCGCCCTCACCGTCTCCCGCTCGGAGGACAACCTCCTGCAGCGCTGCCACGGTGGCGGGGAGTCTGCGGCGTCCCGGGGCGCGCTCGGCAGCCCGTCGGAACGCAGCCCGTCGGCCGGCGACGGCCCCCCGCCGTCGATGGTGCACAGCCGGAGCCTGACGGAGCTGGGCCACCACAACGGCATGGAGCTCCTGCTCCAGTCCGAGCCTGTGCCGTCCGGCGACGGGCGCCCCTCCGCCGAGAAGGTGGACGCCACCCTGAGGCGAGCAGAGGCCCGgagggcggcggcagcggcgcaGGCCGGCCAGTCGGACAACCCCTCGGGAGACGCGGCCACGGAGGCGACGGCGCCGCCGGCCCCCGCCTCGCTAGAGGTGAGGCGGGGGCCAGCGGCGGTGGTGGTCGACGGCGTGGGAGAGACCTCCGTGAAGAGCAGGAAGTCGCCGGGCCCGCAGCACAAGAAGCTGACTGTGGCGCAGCTGTACCGGATACGCACCACCCTGGTCCTGAACTCCACCCTCACTGCGTC GGAGGTATAA